Proteins from one Bacillota bacterium LX-D genomic window:
- the pstB gene encoding phosphate ABC transporter ATP-binding protein PstB, whose protein sequence is MNTAFDIQNLNLYYGSKQALKNINLPLLRNKVTALIGPSGCGKSTFLRTLNRMNDLIVNTKIQGKVLFHGEDVYDSKVNVVELRKRVGMVFQKPNPFPKSIYDNVAYGPRAHGLKKKNCLDEIVEKSLQAAAIWDEVKDRLQDSAHALSGGQQQRLCIARVLAVEPEVILMDEPCSALDPISTLKIEELIQDLKENYTIVMVTHNMQQAARVSDYTSFFLNGEMIEYDETEKIFTTPRDQRTEDYITGRFG, encoded by the coding sequence ATGAACACTGCATTTGATATTCAAAACCTCAACTTGTACTATGGTTCGAAACAAGCCTTAAAAAATATTAATCTACCTCTCTTGCGCAACAAAGTTACTGCCCTCATTGGGCCTTCCGGCTGTGGGAAATCAACTTTTCTACGCACTTTAAATAGAATGAATGATTTAATTGTAAATACTAAAATCCAGGGCAAAGTCCTTTTTCATGGGGAGGATGTATACGATTCCAAGGTAAATGTAGTTGAACTGCGCAAACGGGTAGGCATGGTTTTTCAAAAGCCCAATCCTTTTCCTAAGTCTATTTACGATAATGTGGCCTATGGCCCTCGGGCCCACGGCTTAAAGAAGAAAAACTGTTTAGATGAAATCGTGGAAAAAAGTTTACAGGCAGCGGCTATTTGGGATGAAGTTAAAGACAGGTTACAGGATTCAGCTCATGCCCTATCTGGAGGGCAGCAGCAAAGGCTCTGCATAGCTCGGGTTTTAGCTGTGGAGCCAGAAGTGATTTTAATGGATGAACCCTGCTCTGCTCTTGACCCTATTTCTACTTTAAAAATAGAAGAACTGATTCAAGATTTAAAGGAGAATTACACCATTGTTATGGTTACTCATAATATGCAGCAGGCAGCACGGGTTTCGGACTACACCTCTTTCTTCTTGAACGGGGAAATGATTGAGTATGATGAAACTGAAAAGATTTTCACTACACCAAGGGACCAAAGAACTGAGGACTACATTACCGGCAGATTTGGTTGA